A genomic stretch from Bacteroidetes Order II. bacterium includes:
- a CDS encoding DUF2064 domain-containing protein translates to MFTPDKPLQTALLLFAQTDRQESVYKPLFGKTALKRNQAFYRALNQWLHHVAEQTGLPLFHISETAQTGTTFGERLTNALLQVFGQGYAHVVVIGNDTPGLRTRHIMAAVAALDSSDWVVGPATDGGIYVLGVNYSAFNPEWLAELPWRTPELFGCFERKHSVHVLEDRLGDIDQYPDLLRLKIGNAAFPLRLKRQIEALETPVSTDHYPTLPVSSVYIGPHSLRAPPFV, encoded by the coding sequence GTGTTTACACCAGATAAACCTCTCCAAACAGCCTTATTACTTTTTGCCCAGACCGATCGTCAAGAATCGGTTTACAAGCCTTTGTTTGGGAAAACGGCGCTTAAACGGAATCAGGCTTTTTATCGGGCACTCAATCAGTGGTTGCACCACGTGGCCGAACAAACCGGATTGCCCCTTTTCCATATTTCGGAGACGGCACAGACAGGCACAACCTTTGGCGAACGGTTAACAAATGCCTTGCTACAGGTTTTCGGCCAAGGATATGCGCATGTGGTGGTGATCGGAAATGATACCCCCGGCCTAAGAACACGCCATATCATGGCAGCCGTGGCAGCCCTCGATTCGTCGGATTGGGTGGTGGGGCCAGCCACAGATGGGGGAATTTATGTACTAGGGGTGAACTATTCGGCATTTAACCCCGAATGGTTGGCGGAATTGCCTTGGCGTACACCAGAATTGTTTGGCTGTTTTGAACGGAAGCACTCGGTGCATGTGTTAGAAGACCGCCTTGGAGACATAGACCAATATCCGGACCTCCTGCGGCTAAAGATAGGCAATGCCGCGTTCCCGCTTAGGCTAAAGCGCCAAATAGAAGCCCTTGAAACACCCGTTTCAACCGATCATTACCCAACGCTCCCCGTATCAAGCGTCTATATTGGCCCTCATTCCTTAAGAGCCCCCCCTTTCGTCTAA
- a CDS encoding TonB-dependent receptor, translated as MKSGLFFCLFFCLLPLHVFSQAEVEVVVFNAETNAPAANVVVRLVNSDIGFSSAKTTQSQGKVQFIGLSTAGTYRVSTDKGVTFDAALSAPFTLRNTEKRSVLLYVIPSIQSAGTVEVRASSIATLNTRNAEVASSLSLAEVQALPVEGRDLTRALFRLPNVVQSTGFYPEAPNVSINGANGLFTNYLVDGMDNNENFLGGQKFAIPIGAVQDVAVLTNNYSAEFGRTGNGVFNVTTKSGANTFTGEGFYVVRPGPALDAASPYAQRDLSGNQVKDGFQRHQLGFGVGGALRKDQTFYYLNAEHTLDLKDNLLNSPQLGVNETVQGRNDFSYLTTRLDQKWSNAFRSALRVNLGNVAIDRQGGGLEGGLEFPSASNKQVRQSALVALQNTYAGTNLVYEGHIQFSRFLWDYAQVNDLRKPRVNVLDAQEQFIAGLGSPGYIFKDIENTLQFQQKTSLFRRNHTFKLGVDALTSRFDLYGGGNEAGSYTVKLTKAQLDALKAKNLGGNLDINDIPSDAHVLNYSIELRPESFGARQNQVGLYVEDQISVASRLNLTVGLRWDYDSLSKGGSTGSGDLNNLAPRFNFNYLLDAQSVIRGGYGLFYDKIVYAIYSDALQQNSTAAGYRTQLQALVDKGILPKDTDLSRITFAGNVTADGTAVTSGYLKGPSATQLQAQRENLFAGERRILNPNGYQNPATHQFSLGYQRQISRMYLFYLDLVHTKSYHLMRLRDLNSPSAYAINPDNVVVRSQAQADATRPIPIFTDVQGVYALVDGQKVRNGIARTITMTETAGKAEYSAASFNILKDRGADNYGFRISYTLSRLLNDTDDINFKAQDANQYNAEWGPSVNDRTHVMSAVGYWYPLKNLTVALAGLFQSGQPINRIPDATLYGTTDLNGDGRSFGASYVGNSDRQPGETRNSGRLPWANIMDFSLRYRLGARKNQVELSADIFNVFNAEVLSGYANNATQSNQIQVGPRTNPLVKKNAGPPRQFQFGIRFLI; from the coding sequence ATGAAATCAGGCTTATTCTTTTGTCTTTTCTTTTGCCTCCTTCCGCTTCATGTCTTTTCACAAGCAGAAGTAGAAGTGGTGGTATTCAATGCCGAAACCAATGCACCGGCGGCCAATGTGGTTGTTCGTTTGGTTAATTCCGACATCGGATTCTCGTCCGCAAAAACCACCCAATCACAGGGGAAAGTGCAATTTATCGGGCTTTCAACTGCTGGAACATACCGCGTTTCCACCGATAAAGGTGTAACGTTTGATGCCGCCCTTTCGGCCCCTTTTACCCTGCGGAATACCGAAAAAAGAAGTGTTTTGCTTTATGTCATTCCCTCTATCCAAAGTGCAGGAACGGTAGAAGTGCGGGCGAGCAGCATTGCCACCCTTAATACCCGAAATGCCGAAGTGGCCTCTTCACTCAGTTTGGCAGAAGTCCAAGCGCTTCCGGTAGAAGGCCGAGACCTCACGCGGGCTTTATTTCGATTGCCCAATGTGGTACAATCCACCGGTTTTTATCCAGAAGCCCCCAATGTAAGCATCAATGGCGCCAATGGCTTGTTTACGAATTACCTCGTGGATGGTATGGACAATAACGAAAACTTTTTGGGCGGCCAAAAATTTGCCATTCCAATTGGTGCGGTACAAGACGTTGCCGTTTTGACCAATAATTATTCGGCAGAATTTGGGCGAACAGGGAATGGTGTTTTTAATGTCACGACCAAATCGGGCGCAAATACGTTTACGGGCGAAGGATTTTATGTGGTTCGTCCCGGACCAGCACTCGATGCCGCAAGTCCGTATGCACAGCGCGACCTTTCGGGCAACCAAGTCAAGGATGGATTTCAACGCCACCAACTGGGTTTTGGTGTCGGTGGTGCGTTGCGTAAAGACCAGACCTTTTACTACCTGAATGCAGAGCATACCTTAGATTTGAAGGACAATTTGCTCAATTCCCCACAACTTGGCGTCAACGAAACCGTACAGGGGCGCAATGATTTCAGCTACCTTACCACTCGGTTGGATCAAAAATGGAGCAATGCGTTTCGATCCGCTTTGCGGGTAAACCTCGGCAATGTTGCCATAGACCGACAAGGTGGCGGCTTAGAAGGAGGGTTGGAGTTCCCGTCAGCGAGCAATAAGCAAGTCCGACAGTCGGCCTTGGTGGCACTACAAAACACCTATGCCGGAACCAATTTGGTGTATGAAGGCCATATCCAATTTAGCCGATTTTTATGGGATTATGCGCAAGTAAACGACCTTCGCAAACCCCGCGTTAATGTGCTGGATGCGCAAGAACAATTTATTGCTGGCCTGGGCAGCCCTGGCTATATCTTCAAAGACATTGAAAACACCCTTCAATTTCAGCAAAAAACAAGCCTTTTCCGCCGGAATCACACCTTCAAGCTCGGTGTAGATGCCTTAACATCGCGCTTTGACCTTTATGGCGGGGGGAATGAAGCAGGGTCTTACACGGTAAAACTGACAAAAGCCCAATTGGATGCACTCAAAGCCAAAAACCTTGGGGGTAACTTAGACATCAACGACATTCCTTCCGACGCACACGTATTAAATTATAGCATTGAGTTGCGTCCAGAGTCTTTTGGCGCACGACAAAACCAAGTGGGTTTATATGTGGAAGACCAAATTTCGGTGGCCAGCCGCTTAAACCTGACCGTAGGGCTGCGCTGGGATTATGACAGCCTCTCCAAGGGAGGGAGCACAGGAAGCGGAGACTTAAATAACCTTGCACCCCGCTTTAATTTCAATTACTTGCTTGATGCCCAAAGTGTAATTCGGGGTGGGTATGGCCTGTTCTACGACAAAATTGTATATGCCATTTATTCCGACGCCTTGCAGCAAAACTCGACCGCAGCAGGATACCGTACCCAACTCCAAGCCCTGGTTGATAAAGGCATTCTGCCCAAAGACACGGATTTGAGCCGAATCACCTTTGCCGGAAATGTGACCGCAGACGGGACCGCTGTTACCTCTGGTTATTTAAAAGGGCCTTCGGCAACCCAACTACAAGCCCAACGCGAAAACCTTTTTGCAGGTGAACGACGCATTTTGAATCCCAATGGATACCAAAATCCCGCCACCCATCAGTTTTCTTTAGGATATCAACGCCAAATTTCTCGGATGTATTTGTTCTATTTAGACCTAGTACACACGAAATCTTATCACCTGATGCGGCTAAGAGATTTAAACAGCCCGTCCGCCTATGCGATCAATCCAGACAATGTGGTCGTTCGATCGCAGGCACAGGCCGATGCCACGCGCCCCATCCCCATTTTCACCGATGTCCAAGGGGTCTATGCTTTGGTGGATGGCCAAAAAGTACGGAATGGCATTGCACGCACCATCACCATGACCGAAACCGCAGGGAAGGCAGAATACAGCGCGGCTTCCTTCAATATCTTGAAAGACCGAGGCGCCGATAACTATGGTTTTCGTATTTCTTACACCTTATCTCGCCTGCTTAACGATACCGACGACATTAATTTTAAAGCCCAAGATGCCAATCAATACAACGCAGAATGGGGGCCATCGGTCAATGATCGTACCCACGTAATGAGTGCCGTAGGCTATTGGTATCCTCTCAAAAACCTTACGGTAGCCCTTGCAGGACTATTCCAAAGCGGCCAACCGATTAACCGCATACCAGACGCTACACTTTATGGTACAACCGACCTCAACGGAGACGGACGTTCATTCGGCGCAAGTTATGTGGGTAACTCAGACCGACAGCCGGGAGAAACCCGTAACTCCGGAAGATTGCCTTGGGCAAATATAATGGATTTCAGCCTGCGTTATCGCTTGGGCGCTCGCAAAAACCAAGTTGAGCTAAGTGCAGATATTTTTAATGTCTTCAATGCAGAAGTATTAAGTGGATATGCAAATAATGCAACCCAAAGCAACCAAATTCAGGTTGGTCCCCGAACCAACCCCTTGGTCAAGAAAAATGCTGGCCCTCCACGTCAATTTCAGTTTGGTATCCGCTTTTTGATTTAA
- a CDS encoding amidohydrolase family protein, protein MKHLFLFLSFLLFSCTPSKEPQIAIVHHQHISDGHVHLMSPQLIALWKSMGIPFSKKEAFYSDIDTIMTTSGAEKINLISMAYVYSSQEFGGGTQNIIQKFREENDFLAYSKSKYKNRIKAFFGIDPLSEFALEEIKRCYNILKLDGIKIHHNASQVYLTEPEHLQKVKALFQYASDQKIPILMHFDNGHRKFGKTDVQILADSVLAKLDFVDIQIAHFGTSGGFSPKTKEVLDTFIALFNINHPIARQNIKFDISAVALDKDAEGVKQLTESEFIELAEYTRKIGFKRIVFGTDYPLYKSSEYLNILIKKLHLSDKEINQLLFKTS, encoded by the coding sequence ATGAAACACCTCTTTCTATTTTTATCATTTCTGCTCTTTTCTTGCACACCCTCAAAAGAGCCTCAAATCGCTATAGTCCATCATCAACACATCTCAGATGGCCACGTCCACCTGATGAGCCCTCAACTGATCGCTCTTTGGAAAAGTATGGGCATTCCTTTTTCAAAGAAGGAGGCTTTTTATTCAGACATAGATACCATCATGACGACCTCTGGTGCCGAAAAAATCAACCTGATCTCTATGGCATATGTTTATTCTTCACAAGAATTTGGGGGTGGCACGCAAAATATCATCCAAAAATTTCGTGAAGAAAATGATTTTCTTGCTTACTCTAAAAGTAAATACAAAAATAGGATTAAAGCATTTTTTGGAATTGATCCTTTGTCGGAATTTGCATTAGAAGAAATTAAAAGATGTTATAACATACTAAAATTAGATGGGATTAAAATCCATCATAATGCTTCACAAGTATATTTAACAGAGCCTGAACACCTTCAAAAGGTTAAAGCCCTTTTCCAGTATGCCTCAGATCAAAAAATACCTATTCTAATGCACTTTGATAATGGCCATCGGAAATTTGGTAAAACAGATGTTCAAATTTTGGCAGATTCTGTTCTCGCAAAACTTGATTTTGTGGATATCCAGATCGCCCACTTTGGCACTTCTGGAGGATTTAGCCCAAAAACCAAAGAAGTATTGGATACATTTATCGCGCTTTTCAACATAAATCACCCCATTGCACGTCAAAACATAAAGTTTGATATTTCTGCGGTTGCATTGGATAAAGACGCAGAAGGCGTTAAACAACTAACAGAAAGTGAATTCATTGAATTAGCTGAATATACCCGAAAAATAGGATTTAAAAGAATTGTTTTTGGCACCGACTATCCATTATACAAAAGCAGTGAATACTTAAATATTTTAATAAAAAAATTACACCTTTCTGACAAAGAAATAAATCAACTATTATTTAAGACTTCCTAA
- a CDS encoding M48 family metalloprotease: protein MKNNSRLFIGLVMAVFALISYFGSSSYNPVTGEKQHVSITPDQEIALGLQAKPSLVQEYGGVHPDARLRQLVEHVGKRLLERSEARKTDWNFEFTLLADPQTINAFALPGGQVFITYALLSRLQTEGQLAGVLGHEIAHVIARHGAQQMAKEDLTGGLLGAVSVASGSAGADQIAQQVAMMVNMKYGRNDELESDKLGVRFMADAGYNPNSMASVMEILKAAAGPNRQPEFASTHPDPDNRVVRIQEEIRKKFPNGVPANLQP from the coding sequence ATGAAAAACAATTCACGCCTATTCATTGGACTTGTAATGGCCGTTTTTGCTTTGATCTCTTATTTTGGATCGAGTAGCTACAACCCTGTAACAGGGGAAAAACAGCATGTTAGTATCACGCCAGATCAGGAAATTGCCTTAGGATTACAGGCAAAGCCCAGTTTGGTACAGGAATATGGTGGTGTCCACCCCGATGCACGTCTCCGGCAGTTGGTGGAGCATGTTGGGAAAAGGCTTTTGGAACGTTCCGAAGCCAGAAAAACCGATTGGAACTTTGAGTTCACATTGCTTGCAGACCCCCAAACCATCAATGCCTTTGCATTACCAGGGGGGCAGGTGTTTATTACCTATGCCCTTTTGAGTCGCCTTCAAACCGAAGGACAGCTGGCAGGCGTGCTTGGTCATGAAATTGCCCATGTTATTGCAAGGCATGGTGCACAACAAATGGCGAAAGAAGACCTAACTGGGGGATTATTGGGAGCGGTTTCGGTGGCGTCGGGTAGTGCTGGGGCCGACCAAATTGCACAGCAGGTGGCCATGATGGTCAATATGAAATATGGCCGTAATGATGAACTGGAGTCGGATAAATTAGGGGTGCGGTTTATGGCGGATGCAGGCTATAACCCCAATTCAATGGCCAGTGTCATGGAAATTCTAAAAGCTGCTGCCGGACCAAATCGTCAACCTGAATTTGCATCTACACATCCAGATCCGGATAATCGGGTTGTGCGGATTCAGGAGGAAATCCGAAAAAAATTTCCCAATGGTGTTCCCGCAAATCTTCAACCTTGA
- a CDS encoding ATP-grasp domain-containing protein, with protein sequence MHQKTILCVASYFKGARFIQAAKAQGWRVLLLTSLSIKNEPWPWASIDDVFYIADDNHKWHMPDVIKGVSHLARREKLDKIVPLDDLDVEKAAELREHLRIPGLGTTQTRFFRDKLAMRERAQAHHILVPPFIHALHYQTVTDFASRVPGPWVVKPRSEAGSMGIKKVYTTEELWAVIHSLGDEQSNFLIEQFIPGDIFHVDSIFVNGKAIFQLVHQYENPPLAVTQGGGVFCSHNVLYKSEVDKTLREYNKTIQKTMGLKNGVAHTEFIRAHADGEFYFLETAARVGGAHIADMIEASAGINLWEEWGKLECLHEDEQYQLPKIRKEYGGILITLSKVEHPDYSAYTDPEIVWRMHDNRYHAGLIVRATDLERVKSLLNGFSERFRDDFCA encoded by the coding sequence ATGCACCAAAAAACCATTCTTTGTGTGGCCAGTTATTTTAAGGGCGCACGCTTTATTCAAGCAGCAAAAGCGCAGGGCTGGCGCGTCTTGTTGCTGACCTCACTCTCTATCAAAAACGAACCCTGGCCCTGGGCATCTATTGACGATGTTTTTTATATCGCAGACGACAATCATAAATGGCACATGCCGGATGTGATTAAAGGCGTCAGTCATTTAGCCAGAAGAGAGAAGTTAGACAAAATTGTTCCGCTCGATGATTTAGATGTCGAGAAAGCGGCTGAACTCCGGGAGCACCTTCGTATTCCAGGATTGGGCACAACCCAAACCCGCTTCTTTCGCGACAAGTTGGCCATGCGCGAACGGGCACAAGCCCACCATATTTTGGTTCCACCGTTCATCCATGCCCTACATTATCAAACCGTGACCGATTTTGCAAGCCGTGTTCCAGGTCCGTGGGTTGTGAAACCTCGTTCGGAAGCGGGTTCTATGGGAATTAAAAAGGTTTATACCACCGAGGAATTATGGGCCGTTATCCACAGCCTTGGCGATGAACAATCGAACTTTCTGATTGAGCAATTTATTCCGGGAGACATTTTCCATGTGGATTCTATTTTTGTAAACGGTAAAGCCATTTTTCAATTGGTACACCAATACGAGAACCCACCTTTGGCCGTAACACAAGGCGGTGGGGTTTTCTGTAGTCATAATGTCTTATACAAAAGTGAGGTGGACAAGACCCTGCGCGAATACAACAAGACCATTCAGAAAACAATGGGGCTTAAAAATGGCGTTGCCCATACCGAGTTTATCAGAGCACATGCAGATGGCGAATTTTATTTTTTAGAAACCGCTGCCCGTGTCGGTGGTGCACACATTGCCGATATGATCGAAGCTTCTGCGGGGATTAATCTATGGGAAGAATGGGGGAAGTTGGAATGTTTGCACGAGGATGAGCAATATCAGCTTCCAAAAATCAGAAAAGAATACGGCGGTATCCTGATTACCCTATCTAAAGTAGAACATCCGGATTATAGTGCTTATACCGACCCCGAAATCGTCTGGCGGATGCATGACAACCGTTATCATGCTGGTTTAATTGTCCGTGCAACGGATTTAGAGCGGGTCAAATCCCTATTAAACGGATTTTCTGAGCGGTTCCGAGACGACTTTTGTGCCTAA
- a CDS encoding isoaspartyl peptidase/L-asparaginase, giving the protein MYQQLSIPFGVVKANEMNVPMILVHGGAWDIPFGETRMHEEGMRMALDRGRRLLLQNKKCTSVVREVITLLERHPAFDAGIGAVFNRDGEVELDAGIMCGETAAYGAVAGVKTIQHPIQVAFRLMEEGRGQNRFLVAEGAERFAAANGFHPVKPDYFHTVREQRRYEQLLLDTSFHTSTAFSGNAMPRGTVGCVVRDAFGNLAAGTSTGGAPFTLAGRVGDSPIPGAGFFADELVACSATGWGEGILGVQLSSRIAFQVSAQQPLAEAAVQALRHLFQKHQKGQKIEATAGIIILDRYGNGAWAYSTPRMARGGWQKQGAIWTAI; this is encoded by the coding sequence ATGTATCAACAACTTTCCATTCCCTTTGGCGTCGTTAAGGCCAACGAAATGAATGTACCCATGATTTTGGTGCATGGAGGCGCTTGGGATATTCCTTTCGGTGAGACGAGGATGCACGAAGAAGGCATGAGGATGGCTTTGGATCGTGGTAGAAGACTGTTATTGCAAAACAAAAAATGTACATCGGTTGTTCGGGAAGTCATAACCTTGCTGGAACGACACCCAGCCTTCGATGCTGGCATTGGGGCTGTGTTTAATAGAGATGGAGAAGTGGAATTAGATGCTGGGATTATGTGTGGCGAAACAGCTGCATACGGAGCCGTAGCTGGTGTCAAAACCATACAACATCCTATCCAAGTGGCCTTTCGACTGATGGAAGAGGGGCGGGGACAAAATCGGTTTTTGGTTGCGGAAGGCGCAGAACGTTTCGCAGCCGCCAATGGTTTTCATCCGGTTAAGCCAGATTATTTTCACACAGTCCGCGAGCAGAGAAGATATGAACAACTGCTCCTCGATACCAGTTTTCATACCAGTACTGCTTTTTCGGGAAATGCAATGCCTCGTGGAACAGTAGGATGTGTGGTTCGTGATGCATTTGGCAACTTGGCAGCTGGTACTTCTACGGGAGGAGCGCCGTTCACCCTTGCTGGTCGGGTAGGCGATTCTCCTATCCCAGGAGCAGGCTTTTTTGCTGACGAACTGGTGGCGTGTAGTGCTACAGGTTGGGGAGAAGGTATTTTGGGGGTACAGCTAAGTAGTCGGATAGCTTTTCAGGTTTCCGCCCAACAACCTCTTGCCGAAGCCGCAGTACAAGCATTACGACACCTCTTCCAAAAACATCAGAAGGGGCAAAAGATTGAGGCAACTGCTGGCATCATTATATTGGATCGCTACGGAAACGGTGCATGGGCCTATTCAACCCCACGAATGGCAAGAGGAGGTTGGCAGAAGCAAGGAGCCATTTGGACCGCTATTTGA
- a CDS encoding YraN family protein — protein MGNKQTGDQGEEVAEAFLHKKGFQILHRNYRVGHLELDLVCRSPDALFLVFVEVKTRRTVQFGHPAEAIGSVKRDRLIRAAELYLHLHRLEETRCRFDVVSIVMQKGQAVQIEHYEDAFWAN, from the coding sequence ATGGGAAATAAACAAACGGGTGACCAGGGCGAGGAAGTTGCCGAAGCGTTCCTTCATAAAAAAGGATTCCAGATTCTCCACCGGAATTATCGCGTGGGACATTTAGAACTGGATTTGGTTTGCCGCTCTCCAGATGCCCTTTTTTTGGTCTTTGTGGAAGTTAAGACCCGTAGAACGGTTCAGTTTGGCCATCCTGCCGAGGCCATTGGATCCGTGAAACGGGATCGTTTGATTCGGGCTGCTGAATTATATCTGCACCTCCATCGTTTGGAAGAGACGAGATGTCGCTTCGACGTTGTTTCCATTGTCATGCAGAAAGGGCAAGCGGTTCAAATTGAGCACTATGAAGATGCCTTTTGGGCAAATTAA
- a CDS encoding PAS domain-containing protein has protein sequence MKTILLFDQLEGNYLFLKDLVSSSDAEEIKLDWTSSFREALNALEQGLYDLYLLSYESGGLQLLHAARKDKERIPALLIQRYNDERMVQRVHDLGALGCLSMDGIRLQPLRSLLHTSLRQADAIRAVSEGDERLRLALKAARMVAWDWDVPKDELRYSSEPSMVTGRISYGLRHKFITFLSYVHEEDREAVNQSIQNILVWGSDYDFEYRIRASDGKVRWVRSVAKVFRSAEGDPLRMTGIVMDVTEKREAANQILRMNELLEARVQSRTAELEASNKELEAFAYSVSHDLRVPLQAIYGFLEILMQGRANEEKQQEYLQKVKRNAERMNALIDDLLALSRVTRTKLEQDWIDLSEMVKSIHRDIQFSAKGRWVHLDVQESIGGRCDASMIKIALENLIGNAWKYTGKTLDPFIIFGTFHIEDKMVYFVKDNGDGFDRRAADKLFQPFQRFHTERQFTGTGVGLATVERVITRHGGEIDSFSEPGKGASFFFTLHEALPDRSKIKGALDKISPVIELA, from the coding sequence TTGAAAACGATCCTATTATTCGATCAACTTGAGGGCAACTACCTGTTCCTTAAAGATTTGGTGTCTTCGTCTGACGCTGAAGAAATCAAACTTGACTGGACTTCTTCTTTTCGTGAAGCCTTGAATGCACTGGAACAAGGCTTATATGACCTCTACCTGCTCAGCTATGAAAGTGGAGGGTTGCAACTGCTTCATGCTGCACGTAAAGATAAAGAAAGAATTCCCGCTTTGCTAATCCAACGCTATAACGACGAAAGGATGGTACAGCGGGTTCATGACTTAGGGGCACTTGGGTGTTTGTCTATGGATGGCATTAGGTTACAACCGCTCCGCTCTTTGCTCCACACTAGTTTGCGTCAGGCAGATGCCATTAGGGCGGTGTCGGAAGGAGACGAACGGCTACGTCTTGCCCTGAAAGCGGCCAGAATGGTGGCTTGGGATTGGGATGTACCAAAAGATGAGTTACGCTATTCGTCCGAACCATCCATGGTCACTGGACGTATCTCTTATGGATTAAGGCATAAATTTATAACGTTTCTCTCTTATGTCCACGAAGAAGATCGTGAAGCCGTAAACCAATCTATCCAAAATATACTGGTTTGGGGTTCGGACTATGATTTTGAATACCGCATTCGGGCATCGGATGGTAAAGTGCGGTGGGTACGTTCTGTTGCTAAGGTTTTCAGAAGTGCGGAAGGCGATCCGTTGCGCATGACTGGAATTGTGATGGATGTGACCGAGAAGAGGGAAGCGGCAAATCAGATTTTGCGCATGAATGAACTTCTCGAAGCCCGTGTACAATCACGTACTGCTGAATTAGAAGCTTCGAATAAAGAATTAGAAGCATTTGCCTACTCTGTTTCACACGATTTAAGGGTGCCACTTCAGGCAATTTATGGGTTTCTTGAGATTTTGATGCAAGGGCGGGCTAATGAAGAAAAACAGCAGGAATATCTGCAAAAAGTAAAACGGAATGCGGAACGTATGAATGCCTTGATTGATGACTTGCTGGCTCTTTCACGGGTTACGCGCACTAAATTGGAGCAAGATTGGATTGATCTATCCGAGATGGTGAAAAGTATTCATCGGGATATTCAATTTTCTGCCAAAGGTCGCTGGGTTCACTTAGATGTTCAAGAATCCATCGGGGGTAGATGCGACGCCAGTATGATCAAAATCGCTTTGGAGAATCTAATAGGCAATGCGTGGAAATATACTGGCAAGACCTTGGATCCATTCATCATTTTTGGGACCTTTCATATAGAAGATAAAATGGTCTATTTTGTGAAAGACAATGGAGATGGCTTTGATCGGCGTGCTGCCGACAAATTGTTTCAACCTTTTCAACGTTTCCATACCGAAAGGCAGTTTACCGGCACGGGCGTGGGGTTGGCCACCGTTGAGCGGGTTATTACCCGTCATGGCGGGGAAATTGATTCGTTTTCGGAACCGGGAAAAGGTGCGAGTTTCTTTTTTACGCTTCACGAAGCCCTTCCGGACCGCTCCAAAATAAAGGGTGCGTTGGATAAAATATCTCCTGTCATTGAATTGGCTTAG
- a CDS encoding DNA-processing protein DprA has protein sequence MNESSLEDKKNRLSWILSLEGLEGIGRISARKVVKAFPSYSALLNMPYEQAYIRLKGVANRENLIRKLKDRAFFEPELAAAYDRVSRLFNMQVELFSWDTPTWPVRLEMLEGSPKPNILYGYGNVALLNQPLIGLFGRPNLESHHFELAQDVVRFLLQENLVLMAGLQTGFDTVVHKICSTSGHPSVMWASSGLSRVNNNIRSQAMASVRQGGLMVSSFPMQHGPYEHDEFERAKLVAATANVCLFTQPEAHTPEYHALELAVQLKKPVFGIMQQQIQGVHPLASVDDFPWIKAALKI, from the coding sequence ATGAACGAATCAAGTCTTGAAGATAAAAAGAATCGGCTTTCGTGGATATTATCGTTAGAAGGCTTGGAGGGCATTGGTCGGATAAGCGCCCGAAAAGTAGTGAAGGCTTTTCCTTCGTATTCGGCACTTTTAAACATGCCATACGAACAAGCATATATCCGATTAAAAGGCGTTGCCAATCGAGAAAACCTGATACGCAAACTTAAAGATCGTGCCTTTTTTGAGCCTGAACTTGCGGCGGCTTATGATCGTGTTTCTCGGCTTTTTAACATGCAGGTGGAGCTATTTTCTTGGGATACACCCACTTGGCCAGTAAGACTTGAAATGCTTGAAGGCAGCCCTAAACCTAATATTTTGTATGGATATGGTAATGTGGCTTTGCTAAATCAGCCCCTCATTGGCCTTTTTGGCCGCCCCAATCTTGAATCACATCATTTTGAGCTGGCACAAGATGTTGTTCGCTTTTTGCTTCAAGAAAATCTGGTCCTTATGGCTGGCCTACAGACGGGTTTTGACACTGTAGTACATAAAATTTGCTCAACTTCTGGGCATCCATCGGTTATGTGGGCGAGTAGCGGCCTATCACGTGTCAACAACAACATACGGTCGCAAGCGATGGCATCGGTTCGGCAAGGTGGCCTGATGGTTTCTTCGTTCCCCATGCAACATGGCCCTTATGAACACGACGAATTTGAACGCGCCAAACTGGTTGCTGCCACTGCAAACGTTTGTTTGTTCACCCAACCAGAAGCACATACACCAGAATACCATGCACTAGAATTGGCCGTACAGCTAAAGAAACCAGTATTTGGCATCATGCAACAACAGATTCAAGGAGTACACCCCCTTGCTTCGGTAGATGATTTTCCATGGATCAAAGCAGCCTTAAAAATATAA